The proteins below are encoded in one region of Flavobacterium nackdongense:
- a CDS encoding TonB-dependent receptor, with translation MNAIKIKVLLLFLSLSLTSFAQETNSGDASKQKITISGTITDSKNNETLIGVNVSILELKTGVTTNEYGFYSITLPKGSYTLQINYLGFQTIEEKIELTQNIKKSFKLVSSEQQLKEVVITTNRKSTNIKTPEMSVNKLSMATIKKMPVVLGEVDVIKSLLLLPGVTSAGEGQSGFNVRGGGADQNLILLDEATIFNSSHVFGFFSVFNPDAIKDLKLYKGGIPSRYGGRASSVLDIYQKDGNSNSFHMNGGVGLISSRLLAEGPLVKDKGSFLVGGRTSYAHLFLKLTDNNNSASFYDLNAKLHYEVNPNNNLYISSYFGRDFFNISKEFQNTYGNATFNLRWNHLFSERHFSNLSAIFSDYYYGLTLTSVGFDWQSSIKNFNLKYDLKYYLNDKIKLNYGLNSIYYKFNPGTIKPIDENSSINFSQLDKKNAFEPAIYLEAEHQASPKLSFLYGLRYSMFYRLGASTVNLYKDGLAVTYNDQLKIYEKGVPIGTKEYGYNEVITSFSNLEPRFSSSYILNEKSSVKASYNRMVQYLQLVSNTASPTPLDIWTPSDEYIQPQIADQVAVGYFRNFNNDRYSLEVESFYKKIKNRIDYIDGADLIANNAIEQVILNGQLRAYGLELLLRKNSGKLNGWIAYTLSNSEQQTPGRTPNESGINNGNWYKTGFHKLHNLAVTANYSLSPKWTFGGNFILQSGQPVTFPNGQYEYQGIVIPSYGARNEDNLPLYHHLDLSATYIPKPNKTKGWQGEWVFSVYNIYNRKNAASISFRENQISGSNEAVKLSIFGAVPSVSYNFKF, from the coding sequence ATGAACGCTATTAAAATCAAAGTCCTACTCCTGTTTTTGTCGCTGTCGCTTACTTCTTTTGCTCAAGAAACTAATTCAGGTGATGCCTCAAAACAAAAAATCACCATCAGCGGAACTATAACAGATTCTAAAAATAACGAAACATTAATTGGTGTTAATGTATCTATTTTAGAATTGAAAACTGGGGTAACAACCAATGAATACGGGTTTTATTCAATAACCTTGCCCAAAGGGAGCTATACTTTACAAATCAACTATTTAGGTTTCCAGACCATCGAGGAAAAAATTGAATTGACACAAAACATTAAAAAAAGTTTTAAACTCGTTAGTAGCGAACAACAATTGAAAGAAGTTGTTATCACTACCAATAGAAAAAGCACCAATATCAAAACACCCGAAATGAGTGTCAACAAACTCTCGATGGCCACTATTAAAAAAATGCCAGTGGTTTTAGGTGAAGTCGATGTGATAAAATCCTTATTACTTCTTCCCGGCGTGACCAGCGCTGGCGAAGGCCAATCGGGTTTCAATGTTCGTGGTGGTGGCGCTGACCAAAACTTAATTTTATTGGACGAAGCCACCATTTTCAACTCTTCACACGTTTTTGGGTTCTTCTCGGTTTTCAATCCCGATGCGATTAAAGATTTAAAATTGTACAAAGGTGGAATTCCTTCGCGTTATGGTGGTCGAGCTTCTTCGGTTTTAGACATTTATCAAAAAGACGGAAATAGCAATTCCTTTCATATGAATGGCGGAGTTGGACTAATTTCTAGCCGTTTATTGGCCGAAGGGCCGCTGGTGAAAGACAAAGGTTCTTTCCTTGTTGGAGGTAGAACTTCCTATGCGCATTTGTTCTTGAAGTTGACTGATAATAATAATTCTGCTTCATTTTATGATTTGAATGCCAAACTGCACTACGAAGTAAACCCGAACAATAACCTCTATATTTCCAGTTATTTTGGTCGAGATTTTTTTAATATTAGTAAAGAATTCCAAAATACCTATGGAAACGCCACCTTCAATTTGAGATGGAATCATTTGTTTTCAGAACGACATTTTTCCAATTTATCAGCCATTTTTAGTGATTATTATTATGGATTAACACTAACCTCTGTTGGTTTTGATTGGCAATCGAGTATCAAAAACTTCAATTTGAAATACGATTTGAAATATTATTTGAATGACAAAATCAAATTGAATTATGGATTAAACTCCATTTATTACAAATTCAATCCCGGAACAATTAAACCCATTGATGAGAATTCCAGTATCAATTTCAGTCAATTAGATAAAAAGAATGCATTTGAACCTGCGATTTACCTAGAAGCTGAACACCAGGCATCGCCAAAACTATCCTTTTTATACGGTTTGCGTTATAGTATGTTTTACAGATTGGGAGCATCGACTGTCAATTTATACAAAGACGGTTTAGCCGTAACGTACAATGACCAACTCAAAATTTACGAAAAAGGTGTTCCCATCGGAACAAAAGAATATGGCTACAACGAGGTAATTACGTCCTTTTCAAATCTAGAACCACGTTTCTCGAGTTCGTATATTTTAAACGAAAAATCATCGGTAAAAGCAAGCTATAATCGAATGGTGCAATACTTACAATTGGTTTCGAACACCGCCTCACCAACTCCATTGGATATTTGGACCCCAAGTGACGAATACATTCAACCGCAAATTGCCGATCAAGTAGCTGTGGGTTATTTTAGAAATTTCAACAATGACCGGTATTCATTAGAAGTCGAAAGCTTTTACAAAAAAATAAAAAATAGAATTGATTATATTGATGGCGCCGATTTGATTGCCAATAATGCCATCGAACAAGTCATCCTCAACGGACAGTTAAGAGCGTATGGTCTTGAATTATTACTACGCAAGAACTCAGGCAAACTCAATGGTTGGATTGCCTATACCCTATCCAATTCCGAACAACAAACACCCGGCAGAACACCAAATGAATCCGGAATAAACAATGGCAATTGGTACAAAACAGGCTTTCATAAATTACATAATCTGGCCGTAACAGCCAACTATAGTTTAAGCCCTAAATGGACATTTGGAGGAAATTTTATTCTGCAATCTGGGCAACCCGTAACCTTCCCGAATGGGCAATACGAGTATCAAGGAATCGTAATTCCAAGTTATGGCGCTAGAAACGAAGACAACCTGCCACTGTATCATCATTTAGATTTATCGGCAACTTATATTCCCAAACCCAACAAAACAAAAGGCTGGCAAGGCGAATGGGTATTTAGTGTTTACAACATTTACAATCGAAAAAATGCAGCATCCATCAGTTTTAGAGAAAACCAAATTTCCGGCTCAAATGAAGCTGTTAAACTCTCCATTTTTGGCGCAGTCCCTTCTGTAAGTTATAATTTCAAATTCTAA
- a CDS encoding DUF4249 domain-containing protein: MKITKYIALFFASLFFASCEDVIEVDLNTAAPRLVIDAAINWQKGTTGANQKIILSTTTDFYSNVIPKVSGATVSIKSGGNLTYVFTEIPNTGEYQCSTFKPIIDESYTLTVVYKGETYTSTETLKSVTPIARIEQKDNGGFSGKDYEIQVFFQDPIAKNFYMVKFFPDIFKAPSYSIIKDEYTNGNEKSWQFSDEDLKVGGKIAITHYGVSESYYNYMNKIISLSSSSGGGSPFQTPPATVRGNIVNQKNIDNYALGFFSLSEVDVREYTIQ; this comes from the coding sequence ATGAAAATCACAAAATATATAGCCTTATTCTTTGCATCTCTATTCTTTGCAAGTTGCGAAGATGTTATCGAGGTCGATTTGAACACAGCCGCGCCACGATTAGTAATCGATGCTGCTATCAATTGGCAAAAAGGCACCACCGGAGCAAATCAAAAAATTATTTTATCGACCACCACTGATTTTTATAGCAATGTGATTCCAAAAGTTTCTGGAGCTACTGTTTCTATAAAAAGCGGGGGAAATTTAACGTATGTTTTTACTGAAATTCCCAACACAGGCGAATACCAATGCAGCACATTCAAACCCATAATTGACGAAAGTTATACTTTGACTGTTGTTTATAAAGGCGAAACTTACACGTCTACAGAAACACTCAAATCTGTCACGCCAATAGCTAGAATTGAACAAAAGGATAACGGAGGATTTTCAGGCAAAGATTACGAAATACAAGTATTCTTTCAGGACCCTATTGCCAAAAACTTCTATATGGTAAAATTCTTTCCCGACATTTTCAAAGCACCAAGTTACAGCATCATCAAAGACGAATACACCAACGGAAATGAAAAGTCCTGGCAGTTTAGCGACGAAGACCTAAAAGTAGGTGGAAAAATTGCCATCACGCATTACGGAGTTTCGGAATCGTACTATAATTATATGAACAAAATCATTTCCCTTTCGAGTAGTTCCGGTGGCGGAAGTCCTTTCCAAACGCCGCCAGCAACCGTTAGAGGAAATATTGTAAACCAAAAAAATATCGACAACTATGCCTTGGGATTTTTCTCTTTAAGCGAAGTCGATGTTCGAGAGTACACCATTCAATAA
- a CDS encoding thiamine diphosphokinase: MSSHHIVRDDQEPALIIANGASCKQELLGQLLEWSPLVIVLDSAMERVLDLNIKVDVLLGDFDRGFDPNYYKEKQFPLDIVHTPDQNKTDLEKAFDYLIERKIPAVNVVWATGKRADHTITNITTISKYRNLLKIVLLDDHSRVFLLPKKFQKWYPARTTISLIPVGQVTGIHSQNLYYPLANDSLTIGYRTGSSNHVKEDGLVVIEHEQGDLLLMECWD, translated from the coding sequence ATGTCTTCACACCACATTGTTCGCGATGACCAAGAACCCGCTTTAATTATTGCCAACGGAGCTTCCTGCAAACAGGAGTTGTTGGGACAATTACTCGAATGGTCTCCATTAGTAATCGTACTCGATTCGGCGATGGAACGTGTTTTGGACTTAAACATAAAAGTCGATGTGCTGTTGGGGGACTTCGATCGAGGTTTTGATCCTAATTACTACAAGGAAAAACAATTCCCATTGGACATTGTTCACACCCCAGACCAAAACAAAACCGATTTAGAAAAAGCATTTGATTATCTGATAGAAAGAAAAATTCCGGCGGTAAATGTGGTTTGGGCTACCGGAAAAAGAGCCGATCACACCATAACCAACATCACCACGATTTCTAAATACCGAAATCTATTAAAAATAGTACTTCTCGACGATCATTCAAGAGTTTTTCTGTTGCCCAAAAAATTCCAAAAATGGTATCCAGCCCGTACAACTATATCGCTAATTCCTGTTGGACAAGTCACCGGAATTCATTCGCAAAACCTCTATTATCCGCTAGCAAACGATAGCTTAACTATTGGCTACAGAACAGGAAGCAGCAACCACGTCAAAGAAGATGGTTTGGTTGTTATAGAACATGAACAAGGGGATTTGTTATTGATGGAATGTTGGGATTAA